ACGAAGCGTTGTGATTTCCGAGGCTGTGTTCCCCTATTTCCTTGCATTCATATTTATATTCTGGGGTATCAGCGCTCTATGTGCAGCAGTCAAACAGAGCGGTCGCCGATACTGGTGGCTACAGCTCATCAACGGTATGTTGCTAATGCTCATAGGCTTCTTCTTCATTGAAGCAGGCTGGGTACAGGACATGGCAATGACAAGCTTCCTCACATCACTCGCATTCATATACTGGGGATTCTCTCTCGCAATGCTGTCATACGACATAAAACCCGATCAGAGATAAACCTATTCCGATTAATATAATAAACAATAAGGTGTATCAAATC
The sequence above is drawn from the Duncaniella freteri genome and encodes:
- a CDS encoding HdeD family acid-resistance protein; amino-acid sequence: MKALFSKFMGESRYWWVVLLAGILMVICGFAYWFWPVVGYAVASQLFGWLLIVIGVVQLLQASGPHAGRGWGWWLAGGIIDMFIGFMMVRSVVISEAVFPYFLAFIFIFWGISALCAAVKQSGRRYWWLQLINGMLLMLIGFFFIEAGWVQDMAMTSFLTSLAFIYWGFSLAMLSYDIKPDQR